The Oscarella lobularis chromosome 8, ooOscLobu1.1, whole genome shotgun sequence nucleotide sequence CACACATCGTCCGCTGAAATAAATCTTAATTTTGCCTGCAACCGGCGAATTTTCTCTGATTTCGCATTGGTATCGGCAAAATGGGAAGGACCGATGGCCTCGTCTTCAACAGTTGACGTCGAACCTTTATCATCACTGCTGCAGCAAGTGTCACCGCTACTACTCGATGTCTCCTCATCTTCGTGCTTCAGAAAAATATTTGTTGTAGTTGCAActgatttctctttcacaATTTCATCATCCGGCTGCGGCTGGGAATTTTGACTGGCTGCAAAATGACGGTACAATTCTAAAACTCTCATTCTCAAACCACCgtttacctttttcttcttgatgTATAGAAGACTTGCTTATCGTTGACGCAGGTGCTTGAGAATTGTCGTCGCTGCTTACTATCTCAATttgaaagacgtcgttcaaGTCTGCGGCGTTGTCACTTggtgactttttcttggCTTTTGGGCCACTAACATCAACGCAAGAACAACAGCTACGCCGCGGCATAACTAATGttgtgtgacgtcacaaagtaAGTGCAGATAGATTATTTGAGCACACGTGCGCCAGAGAGCCAGAATCATTCTATCGCTAAATATTTTGGACCGGAAGTAATTGGATCTGCTTCACTTCCGGTCCGGATCAGGGTTTATTTCCGCTGTCCTGGCGAGATGATATTGCAAATTGGATTACctgaactgaactgaactgaacCGGTACGgcctggatcgagaacggctctcccacaccgtccccccgacTGCGTCGTACCGTATTTTGATTATGGACCTCCCGGTCGACACGTATTGCTAGGTTGATTCATAGATGTGGTTGATTCACGGCGAGCGAATTCTATCGACTCACGTGTTCTCAAAGGAGCCCgtatcgacgatcgacgacaagGTTCGAGCCCATGCCGCGATACGGACGCGTTATTCAAGTGACCAACGTCACTCCGTCGGCCACCAAGGAACAGATGCAGGAGCTGTTTGGCTTTTTGGGTCCCGTCGAAAGCATAAAACTCGTTCCCGACCCGTTCGTAACGCGCACGTCGCATACCTTTCCTCTCGCAATAAACCGCTCGTCTTCACAGCGATCTAGGCAACGCGAACGTGGTTTCAAGAGCGTGTTTTGTCCTCTACGAAAAGACGGAATCGTGCTCGCTCGCCCTGCACCTCACCAACACGGTGTTCATCGACAAAGCCATTATCGTCGTTCCCGTAGCAACAGGCAAGTTTGGAAAAAATTACCTCGAATGtgtaatcaattaattaattaattaatattgtttaattaacagaGGTTTTGCCTACTGATGACGTTGCATTGCAGTTGGCCACTCCTCGGGCCCCAGTGGTAAGCTGAAGTATCTTGTCCTCTCGATTCATTTTCCTCAATGTCTCTGCTTCTATTCTCTAGCTCAACAAAGCGGTGCCGGACGCGACGCAGAAGGCAAATGAAACGATGAGGACTGTGTGTGTAGGAAACGTCGACAAAGGGGTAAGGCGGCTTGATGTGCGGAACTGCGTCTTCTTCATATTTGTGGGTCTGTTTGCAGCTGACGTCGGATCAGCTCAAGAGCATTTTCGAAGAATGTGGGGAAGTGAAGAACGTCCAGCTGTCGATGGACGAGTCTCAGCCGACTAAGTGAGCGGAAATTGCAGCAGTGCactctcttttttctagacTTCTTCTATTCTTAGATTCGGGTTTGTTGAATTCGCCAGTGAAGCGTCCGTCGAAAAAGCCGTCCATCTGTCAGGACTCCGAGTTGGAAGCTTCGATATTAAGTGAGAGAAACTCGCCCTCCTTCGTTTCTCCTCTCACTGTCCCtttgtatatatatagagtTGACTATTCTAACGCTGTCGTTGGCCAATCTCAGTCTGCCTCTGCTCGTGTGGTACAAGCCGCCTTGGAAAAAGTGNNNNNNNNNNNNNNNNNNNNNNNNNNNNNNNNNNNNNNNNNNNNNNNNNNNNNNNNNNNNNNNNNNNNNNNNNNNNNNNNNNNNNNNNNNNNNNNNNNNNNNNNNNNNNNNNNNNNNNNNNNNNNNNNNNNNNNNNNNNNNNNNNNNNNNNNNNNNNNNNNNNNNNNNNNNNNNNNNNNNNNNNNNNNNNNNNNNNNNNNATCACGTGTTAGCCAAAGTGGAGAGTTTCGTGCGTTCAGCTTACGATGGTAAGGAGAGGAGGAGAGGGGAGGAGCACGTTTTAGTCATTATTGACGTCAAGGCTGCAAGTTGACGCTGTTTGGATCATCTGTAAACGGCTTTGGCTTCCGAAACAGTGACATGGACATCAGCATGACGCACCCTACGGAGGTGAGTGTAAGACCTGACGTCTGCTTTGCTCTGTCtaatttttgtttgtttttgtttagaTCTTTGATCCCGGAGCCGTTGTGAGAAAGCTTTCTGAGATGTTTAAGTCAAAGCGCCGTAGGACATTACAGCTGTTGTGTGAATCACTCTTTGAAATATTGATTATATTAGGAGAATATTCCGCGGTCCTAGCAATACCAAATGCGAGGATACCAATTGTCAAATTTCGTCACAATGATAGGTAACGGTAGAAAAAGCGTTGAAGTTCACGTATACACACGCACATTGCAGTGGACTCGAGGGAGATATATCCATGGACAATGCTCTCGTAAGTGAACGTCTTGAGCACAAATAAAAGAAACTGGAACGTATTTGTAGGCGCAAAGAAACACGGCTATGCTTCGGCTCTACTGCAACTTTGATCCTCGTGTAAAGACGCTGGGGTATTGCATAAAGGCATTTGCGAAGGTCAGTAGCGCGCGATTGCACTTTATACCGCTAATGTTGGTTTGTGAAACGCAGATTTCTGAAATTGGAGACGCTGCAAGAGGAAGTCTTTCATCCTATGCCTACGTTCTCATGGTCTTGCATTATCTCCAGCGGACCGAGCCTCCTGTCATACCTTGCTTGCAAGAGGTACTAAATAAATGATAACTGGTCGTTGTAAAGGCTGGCTTTGCACTAGATATACGAAGGAGACGAGAAGCCGGTGAGGGAATGCGAAGGTTGGAACGCCTACTATTGCAGCgatattgaaaaaattgtaTGTAAACTTTATATCGGGGGTTGAgagttttttcttactctgCTGTACTGCTCAAGAGAAAACTCTGGGGCAAATCCAAGAATTGGAAGTCTGCGGGAGAGCTTTGGCTGGGATTGCTGAGGTGCGTAATAGAGAGTCCTGGCAAAGCTGAGAAATCATTTGCTTGGTGTAGATATTACTGCGAAGAATTTGATTTTAAAACGATGGTAGTTAGTCCCAAGCAACTTGGACCGTTGACGAAGTTTGAAAAGGGATGGGCTAGTAGACCACTTGCAGTTGAAGGCACGTCAAAATTCTTTGCTATACGTATTATCGTTACGTTCACCTAGATCCCTTTAAACTGAGTCATAATCTTGGCGGCGGTGTGACGCGAAAAAGTGAGCCAGCGAGAGATCTTCGCTGTTTACTaagaaatgatttttttcagtgagAAAATTTATCTTGGAGTGTTTTGCGAATGCCCGAGCTCATTTTGGCTCGAACAGACCTTGCCCTGTACCTGACATTTGCGTGAGAAAATTTCAAGCAGACTGTTGACAGCATACTCGCATCGCTCTTTTTTGTAGGACTACTATTTCAATCCCGTCACACTGACGAATAATAGTCAGCCGCCGAGTGACAAAAGCTGTCGCGAATGTGGTCAGTATGGTCACTTTGCCGCCGACTGCCCGAACAAAGAAGACAGGGGACGAAATAAACGAAGTTAGGAAAAGCACCGTCTTTGGAACAATTTCTCTATATCGATCTCTTCAGCTGGATATCATAGAATGTACTACCGATTTTTGAAACAGTGCCACGTAAGTCGCACTAAGGATCACGTTGCACCTCGCAAGAAGGACGCTAATACGACGTTCTTCGAATCGCTTCTGACGACAGGGAAGTCGGAACAGGAAAAAGCGCCGGCGCCCGCTGCTAGCTTGTTGCAGCTCGTGCCCGATCAAGTGACTCGCAAACGAATGCTTGCTGCCTCTGCGGAGAAAGCAAAGCCACCGGCTACTGAGGAACAGCAACCGCGGCAACCGCCGACGGTAGATATGAAGCCGGCTGCTACTAGTAGTCAACAACCCTTCGGTCAACCGCCTGGTTTGGGACCCCAGCCTTCCCCCGTtgttccgtcgacgttgcaACCGCCTTACCGTCCACAAAGTGCCTACTCTCAACCAGTCCATTCTTCTCAGTATCCGCTGGCACAGCCACAGTCTCGACCGGTGCTCCTACCTCCTCAATCTCAGACGTCGGTACAATTTTCATCTCAACCGATGACTCAGCATCCTTCTCAAACTCGACCCGTCTACCTACCACCTCAGTCCCAGCCTCAAATGCCAACGTCTGCTACCGCTCAATTCCGAACCGGGGTGCCAGCAGCTCAAGCACCGATGATGTCACCACAGcttcagcaacagcaacagcagcagcacacCGTGCTGGCAATCGAGCAACAGTGCAAGGCGTGGATTGACTACTATTTGGCACAACTGCAGGCCTATCAGAAACAGGAAATGCAATTTAGACAACAATTGCACACGCAGGATGGTGAACATCTTCGGGAGGCTCTTTCAACCAACTTGCAGTATCAGCACCAAATAGCAGGCCATGTGAACGCACTCAAGCAACAGATGGCTCGTCTCCCCGGATGGCCCTCAACCATGGGACCTCCAAGTAGGAAATCACTAACTACATTGTGATTAGCAACgacttttttttatagagGCTCCTGGTCGTCTTTAGGCCACTAAACGTTTGAAACCGCTTTTTCTTGTGAGTTATTACGTGCGTGTTGATAGAAAATTTTTAGGCTTTTAAGGTTGGATGCGTCAGCGTCAATACAGAGAGAAGCCcactacaaaaaataataataacgttctctttttttttctttcctagaGTCTGCACACCACGCCATTCAGCTGCTCAGTAAATGCCTTGAAGGAAAACTTTCGAACGACCCTTTCCTTTCCAGCCGGTCCCAACCGATCGGTCAGCcccggatcgacgacgaatttcttcatagcggcggcgaactcgTCGGCAGTGGGTTCGCACAGGAATCCGGTTGAACCGTGTTCAATCGATTCGAGAGGACCGCCGCTGTTAACCGCTATCACCGGTCGACTCATGTACATCGCCTCGACGGGACAAATGCCAAAGTGTTCGTTCGACGGCGTATAAATCAGCGCGACGCAACGAGACAGAAGCGTcagcttctcgtcgtcggtgaaCGATCGCACGAAGGTGACGTGATCGTCGAGATCGTTCCTCGTCGCGCTTTCTCTCAATTCGGCGTAGTgttcgacgttttccgtcACGCGTTCGTCGTAGCCGCCTGCCATGACGAGATGGACGCCTTTCCAGTCGCTTGTCGACACTTGGCTCCGCAGGCGCGCCATTGCTTCCAAAGCCAATACgagattcttttttctctcgtatCGATTGAtggagagaaagacgacgtgaGCCGACGGAGGGAGAAGGTTTGCGCTAGGCGGCGCGGGTTTGGCGTCAAAGGCGGAAAAATTCAACGACGGATAGAGAATTTCGGGTCGTTTTTTCAATGAGGGAAACGATCGAAGGTAGGTATCAGCAGTGAAACTGCTGTTAACGAGTATAGCGTGTGCCATACCAGTCGTTTTCTCCTCAACCCAGTCCAGGGGCAATCGATAGGCAGCCTTCGAGATAAAAGATGAACCTCCTACAATCAATGACCCCTCCTACGTACCTTGAGTGACGTGTCCCGCTTTGCGAGCAACTTATCGGGAAAGTGACAGTAGAAGAGgactttcgacgacggactAAAGAGTCGGAGTAGGGGAATGCAAGCGGACACCTGATCGCAGACGAATACGTCGAAACGTCCCGCGGAGATTGCGTACAGAGCGACGAACATCATGCGAATGAAAGCGCACAGCGCGTAGCAGCGATCGGCGATCCTGCGCGGCAGCCAGTCGCCGACGCACGTCACGTCGAGCTGGCCGTCGCGCGTTTCGCTGAAGCAGTGCTTCGGATCGTGGTGAGCTGTGAAGAGGCGAACGTCGTGTTTTTTCGATTTGAGCGCCAGTGCTGCATCCACGACGAGTCGCTCGGCTCCTCCGATGCCCAAATCTGGATGAAGAAAGGCGATTTTTACCATTTCTAGTCCGGGTTTCTCGGGTAAGTAGGAAACAATCACGATGCTGTCATTACGCAGTCGCAAATTGCCAGAAATCCTCGTGGCGTGACTCGATTTCTTCCAAGCGATGAATCCCGATAAACTGAAGCAGCTACAAGAGCAAGTTCGCATTGGCGGACGAGTGagcaaagcgaaaatcgatcgTCGTGACTTTTCACCGAGGAATCTGTGCAGGGAAcgcagcgacgaaagcgaaaagtCGTTCATCGAACGGCGACAACGGACGACAAGAAAGTCCAAGTGAGCGTAGAATAAACGCCATAGTAAGGCGCGGTGTATCGAGCGGGCGCTTCGTGTCTAAAGAGCACGCTCAAGCGATTGGGAGTCAATGCCATTCCGGGAATCGAAGAAGTGAATATGTTCAAAGACGACGGCTACGTGATTCACTTCAACAATCCGAAAGGTGCTTTGGGGGGAAAAAATACGAAGGAAATAGTAAATTGACGCGTGTGATGACGCAATCCCATAACTTCCTCCAGGACACCTGGGGTAAATGATAAAAGGCTTTTCCTTGTAGTGCAAGCTTCTTTGGGTGCCAACACTTTTTCTGTGACTGGGCATTCAGAAACAAAGCGTAGGTTTTTTCGTCTATCTTGTgcgatttatttttttttatctGGGTTTCTTATAGCTATTACAGATATGCTGCCGAACATTTTGAATCAGTTGCTGGGCGTGAGTCGACCGGTCTGCCTCAGATAATATGGCCTGatattttatcttttggTGCTGTAGGGATCTGATCAGTTAAAGAAACTGGCCGAATCATTGCCTAAACGTGACAATCCAAACAGGAAAAAAGATTCAATTTGAATGACATGTATTTTGCAGCCACGGCTAAGGATGGTGAAGCCAAGGAGGAAGGTGATGGGGGCGCCGAAGACAAGAaggaagatgaagatgatgatgatgaagtgCCAGGTAGATGTCTAATGtaaaaaaatacataaattAATTCTAAACGTTCTAGATCTCGTGGGCGATTTTGATGAACCGTCGAAGAATGAGTCATAGAAGGTCTGGGGGGGGGGTCCCAGTTGAAGTAAAAACGGTTCAGGAATAGTTAGAATAAAAGTTCCATCATAGACCCAACtcctaaaggaaaaaaagtgCGCGCAATTCACGTCGTCCACCGTGCACCTTACAGTGTCAATGTTATCCGATGTCTTATACGAATATTTCGGCGGTTGTCTTGGCGATgggttttcttttctcgaatCTCCCTCGCTGTCTTCTTGACGCGTTGCCTTTGCCTTGCTCGGCGTTCCCACGCAGTGAGAGCACTTGTAGCCGCTCGAGCGTTTGAGCGCGAGACCGGCGTGAATGCAGGCGGGGCACCACGACGAGCCGCAAACGACGCAGGACGTGCGTCCCTGtccgccgcagccgcagccCGGGCaggtcgacgtcgacaaccTAGAAAGCGAATTTGTatgaatttcgtcgatttgcggAGGGGCGGATTTACGGTTGAGGATGGAGATTCATGGTCACGCCTCAAGTTGTTACGGGGGCTTAGCGCGTGACCATAAAAGGAAAGAGTCGTTCGGAAATATGAACAGCTCGGAATATCGAGCTCTTCAGGAGGCGTTCGTGGCCAATTGGAATGGGACGAGTCTTTTTGAAGTGTCCAATGTCGTTTCGTCGGCTCCAGCTGGCCTAATGCTCTACAGATTCGTGGCACGAAGCAAAACTCCGCATCCAACTTGGTGGGCAATGTTTTAGCGTCACTCTGGGGCCCTAGAAAATCTCGATAACAAATAGTTGAAGCCACAGCGCCTATAAATTGCTCTCTAAGGGCAAGGCCTATGAGCACAGCCTCAGGTTCTGATAACGCGGTCATTAGCTGATCAAAATCTCAGAGGTCGTGCCAGTAGCAAAACTGTAATGAACTGTACGCAGTAGTAGTAgaatctcttttcttttttctccaggCTTGCTGTACTGATTGACCATTTATTCATCGTGCTTCCTCTCCTCCTTACAATGACAGTCGGCTCAGATTGGACTCTTCTCATCAATCTATCCCTTCTTTTGCTCTCCTTTTGCGCTTCCTGCCTTTCCTATTCAGAATGGCCCGCTTCTCTCCCTCCACTACCTACGCGTCGTCCTTTTATCACGGCTTATCGAGCGAGCATCAACATCGCCACCGCCGTGGCCATACTAGCCGTCGACTTTCCCATATTTCCGCGTCGCTTTGCCAAAACGGAAACGTACGGAACGAGCGTGATGGACGTCGGCGTGGGCGCCTTTATCGTCTCCAATGCTATCGTCGCTCGTAAGGAGAGCCTCGGAAAGGCAATCCGAGGCTCGGCTCCTCTAATTCTACTCGGACTTGCGAGACTATTTACAATCAAGGCGACGGACTATCAGGAACACGTAACGGAATACGGTGTtcattggaattttttcttcacgttGGCCGTTGTGAAGATACTGAGTTCCGTCTTGATTTCGCATCTCGGTTCGCGTAGATTAGGATTGATTGGGTTATGTATTGGCTGTGCCTATCAGCTTTGTCTCTCGTTTACGGGTCTAAGAGAGCGTCTTCTTAGCGATTCTCAGAGAACGGGTTTGCTTGATGCCAATCGTGAGGGGATTGCATCGTGTTTTGGATACCTGGCTTTGTACATGTTGGCTGTGGAGCTGGGTCGGTTTTTGTCGGTGGCGAGAAGCCGTTTCAGAGACTGGGTTATCTGTCTCTTCGTTTTGATTAGTATCGATGTCTTCCTCTATGGAATCCTTGCCTTGCTCACGTCGTATGTTGAGCCTGTTTCAAGGCGAATGGCCAATCTCAGCTATGTGATATGGCAGGTAAATgcatattaattaagtaaatCAACGGTTTTATTTTCCTTCTGTCTAGCTTGGTTACAACGTGTATCTACtggtcgtttttcttctggTCGACGTAGCATGTCTCTTATTTGCATCACGAAATACCAGCGCCAACGTATTGGGTAACGGCTCCCTTATTGAATCTATAAGTCAAAATCAGCTAGCATACTTCCTACTTGCCAACTTATTGACGGGATGCGTCAATTTGTGCATGTACACTGTAACAGCACCGACTTTGCTCAGTTTCACTGTTGTATTTCTATATATGCTGACACTGACCGTCCTTATATCAGCTTTGTACGTGTACAACATTAGAACTAAAGTTTggtaaattatttttattgttactcgtcgtcgttcactAAAAGGTCTTCAGCCTCATACTTAATTTCATCTAGGCATTCGTTAATTTTCTCTACAACTCTACGTAGTTCGCTTGTGAGCTGGGCAATGACGTCGCTCTCCTCCCAACTTTCTCCAGCATCTGCAGCTTCTTGCTTCGCTATGTGAGATCTAGCTGTCTGTATAATCAGTACACGGTGAAAATAGAGAAAGGTAATATAAATACTCTTTACCAGCTCTagtttccttttctcttcttcctgcaGGTTTCGTACCAATAGGGCAATATCGCTTTGCCCACTTTTCGTCAATTCGGTTTCCGCTGCTCTTATTTGCCTCGAAATTTTATTAAATTcttgcgtgacgtcattaactAATTGACGATACGTGACGAAGTCTCTaggttgtgacgtcaaatatgAAGTGTATCCCCTGAACGGACCAAAAAAACgtaaaagaaacgacgacatcgatcTTAATCTACTTGTCAAATTTTGCATAGACTTTTACTCGTTCCTGCTGCAGCCGAAAAATCTGTCTGATCGAATCGGCAGACATGATAAACTTTCAGTGTAAGAACCGGACGtttttgatatcaattccAGCGGGGAGCACAATGAATCGGCTGCAACTTTTCATTGCTCTCTCTTTATACGTCGCTCAAGCGGCTAAGCTTTATAATGACGGTAGGAATTGAGCCCTATAGTTTGATTTAGTGACGTGTGTAGCAGGATCAAACTACGGGATAACCGAAGTCGTCGGGGCGGAGCTTCACGTGCGCCAGCGCAGTGAGCGCACGCTCGTCGACCGACACGAAATCTTCCAGCGAagcgtcatcgtcgtcagcgAAGCCTTCCCCGACACCGGCGATGAAGGAGAAGACAATGTTATCGCAGCACCGGACGATAACGAGACGTATCACGAGATCGAAGAACCGGAGTTCCCTTCGCAATCTCACCGCCTACAGgtgaagcgaaagcgaagggATGCGTGCTCGTCGCCAGCGACACCCCTCGTTTCGGTTCCAACGCCGCTGGCGAGCGGCGACGCGTGGTTCGATACGCGCGACACTGGCATCGTCGCGCAACGCCTCGTACCGCGCTATTTGCGCGATCGCATAGTCTTTCCGGACGGACATGTACTCGCCTACTCGATAGCGTACAGCGAATTCAACGACAAGCTCTTCTTCGTATTCGATTACGATCAGACTTTCGACGGAGAGCCGAATAACGTCTTCGTCACCGTTCAACCGGCAAAGTGTACCCACGTCAGCGGTTCGATGCCTCTGATTATTTCCGTGAGCGGACTGCGCGGGCCGCAGGGATGGCCCAGTGTCGCGTTCAGCGTTGCCGACAGAATGATACTCGTTGTCTTCCTAGTTGTTTACAAGGGGACGTACGTGCTCGCCAGTCAGCGAATCAGCGCCGAGTCGACGATCTTGCGTCGATTTGGCAATCCCGTTATGACGTTTTATGTGCGCGATGGCGACGGCACCGCGCACGATGTTGGTGCACCTTCGAACATGATAGCGAGATCGGATGGGTCGGGATACGTTGTCGCTGTGCCCGTCTTCTATGAGCCGACCTGGCGCATTTTTGCTCTGAGTCTTAGCGAAACGGGCAAATTGGTTGATCATTCAGTCGTGTTTGGTGATCCGGCGGCAAATTTTTGGGCGCCTTACTTGGTCTATGATCCCAACGAGGAGAACATATACGTTGTGGCTGTGGCAGAAAAATCGGCCATGGAAAGACCCGACGTTGTCATTAAAGGGGATCTGAATGAGGAGCATAAATGGATTATTGTCGTTAGCAAGCGCACTATGAATGCAAAGCCAATTCACAAGAAGTTCAATGATGCCAGTGGAACGCCTACTTCTGACTATTTGGTTGTTCTCGGCTCAACCAATCAAAGTGAGCCCTACGTTCGAGCTGCTTTTGATGAGACTATTAACATGTTGGTTGTGACATGGGATTGCGACAGTTACACAGCGATTTATTTGAATTTCGTCATCATATCGCAGCAGCGAATTTTTATTGGCGGTGAGCCAATCAAGCTAAGAGCTTTAGAAGACGGCGTTATGATTCGACGTCCTGTTCCCGTTTACATCCCTTCGTTTAAAACGGTGGTTATTTTTTGGGAGGAGAAAAGGAATGGCCACTGGATCATTGGAGGAACACACATTCTTCCAGGCTCGTTGGGAATGTTCGTTCCCTCGGAACATCAGTCTCACGCCGACACAATA carries:
- the LOC136190550 gene encoding uncharacterized protein isoform X1 yields the protein MNRLQLFIALSLYVAQAAKLYNDGSNYGITEVVGAELHVRQRSERTLVDRHEIFQRSVIVVSEAFPDTGDEGEDNVIAAPDDNETYHEIEEPEFPSQSHRLQVKRKRRDACSSPATPLVSVPTPLASGDAWFDTRDTGIVAQRLVPRYLRDRIVFPDGHVLAYSIAYSEFNDKLFFVFDYDQTFDGEPNNVFVTVQPAKCTHVSGSMPLIISVSGLRGPQGWPSVAFSVADRMILVVFLVVYKGTYVLASQRISAESTILRRFGNPVMTFYVRDGDGTAHDVGAPSNMIARSDGSGYVVAVPVFYEPTWRIFALSLSETGKLVDHSVVFGDPAANFWAPYLVYDPNEENIYVVAVAEKSAMERPDVVIKGDLNEEHKWIIVVSKRTMNAKPIHKKFNDASGTPTSDYLVVLGSTNQSEPYVRAAFDETINMLVVTWDCDSYTAIYLNFVIISQQRIFIGGEPIKLRALEDGVMIRRPVPVYIPSFKTVVIFWEEKRNGHWIIGGTHILPGSLGMFVPSEHQSHADTIYFEKAQKLFVTWRNHQSDYNIPVYGQCVVESERDISKNDLTIGQCNSLFWIPQIEKGQLSAVQVGKIPTSAPIDFSLEHGKLVWYEDYTIRWSSVSKPNETHIVISNLESDPGVIVADWQCGMLYFSNREEQTIEVARLDQQDLRKVIVTEAEPKFDVNDGPDGQKVFWDDAGTIMTNGPSSDEDDIIFASDRPCGENTIISSLKTDGIDVYWVSHNSCKKKSQALNSKKANSSNEKRRRRRQSPGDNEVKQLLWDDTATIETLEPMEKHLAVVVKDRRTKRDKLVKVPKDFPKKLQTTEVRKDLCKDSKLKHEKKLVQPFVNPCCCNNGGCGQDQICFPTGNGERRCDCRDGYLVRGTSCVLPGLCTDVLCDSTADNICWGKKDVKQFIVTGTVTSRKEVKDYVRFTLRDVKILYGPSSLSKLESLTKNKKLYIWIKKPLCCFDLQIGGVYIFSGRLKKKGGKSKLDIPNALGLALPFSKELRTKIKEQLPCVSLTSSNATLNITALP
- the LOC136190550 gene encoding uncharacterized protein isoform X2; protein product: MNRLQLFIALSLYVAQAAKLYNDGSNYGITEVVGAELHVRQRSERTLVDRHEIFQRSVIVVSEAFPDTGDEGEDNVIAAPDDNETYHEIEEPEFPSQSHRLQVKRKRRDACSSPATPLVSVPTPLASGDAWFDTRDTGIVAQRLVPRYLRDRIVFPDGHVLAYSIAYSEFNDKLFFVFDYDQTFDGEPNNVFVTVQPAKCTHVSGSMPLIISVSGLRGPQGWPSVAFSVADRMILVVFLVVYKGTYVLASQRISAESTILRRFGNPVMTFYVRDGDGTAHDVGAPSNMIARSDGSGYVVAVPVFYEPTWRIFALSLSETGKLVDHSVVFGDPAANFWAPYLVYDPNEENIYVVAVAEKSAMERPDVVIKGDLNEEHKWIIVVSKRTMNAKPIHKKFNDASGTPTSDYLVVLGSTNQSEPYVRAAFDETINMLVVTWDCDSYTAIYLNFVIISQQRIFIGGEPIKLRALEDGVMIRRPVPVYIPSFKTVVIFWEEKRNGHWIIGGTHILPGSLGMFVPSEHQSHADTIYFEKAQKLFVTWRNHQSDYNIPVYGQCVVESERDISKNDLTIGQCNSLFWIPQIEKGQLSAVQVGKIPTSAPIDFSLEHGKLVWYEDYTIRWSSVSKPNETHIVISNLESDPGVIVADWQCGMLYFSNREEQTIEVARLDQQDLRKVIVTEAEPKFDVNDGPDGQKVFWDDAGTIMTNGPSSDEDDIIFASDRPCGENTIISSLKTDGIDVYWVSHNSCKKKSQALNSKKANSSNEKRRRRRQSPGDNEVKQLLWDDTATIETLEPMEKHLAVVVKDRRTKRDKLVKVPKDFPKKLQTTEVRKDLCKDSKLKHEKKLVQPFVNPCCCNNGGCGQDQICFPTGNGERRCDCRDGYLVRGTSCVLPGLCTDVLCDSTADNICWGKKDVKQFIVTGTVTSRKEVKDYVRFTLRDVKILYGPSSLSKLESLTKNKKLYIWIKKPLCCFDLQIGGVYIFSGRLKKKGGKSKLDIPNALGLALPFSKELRTKIKEQLPCKR